The Deltaproteobacteria bacterium nucleotide sequence GAATGCCCCGGAGTGTGGAGGACTTTTAGAGTCAGGTCTCCAACCCGGATGAGATCCCCCTCTTTCACGGTCAGATCAGCGGGGGGAGAAGGGTGGCCCCCAAACATAGAGAGCATACTACGAGGGATCCGGGTGAGGAGCGGTGCATCTTCTTCGTGGATGATGATCTTGGCCCCGGTCTTTTTTTTTATCTCCTCGTTGCCCATGATGTGGTCGACATGGGCATGGGTGTTCAAAATATACCTGATCGTGATTTTTTGCTGGTCGGCAATGGCCAGAATCTCGTCGATATCGTCAGCCGGGTCGATGACCAGGCCTTCTGCTCCAGCATCGCTGCCTAGGAGGTAGGCAAAAACAGCCAACCTTCCCACTTCAAGCTGCTTCAGGAACATTCTTCCTCCTCATTCCCTTGGGATAACCCCGACCTGCGGACATAGCGTGGCTACGGGGCAAGCGCTGCATTTGGGTTTGCGGGCGATGCAAATTTTCCGCCCATGGAAGACGAGCTGATGGCAAGCCATGGTCCAGCGGTTTTGAGGGATTACTGCCATCAACTCGAATTCGATTTTATCCGGATCATTCGATTGAGCCCAGCCCAGACGGTGGGTGACTCGTTTCACGTGGGTGTCTACGGCAACGGCCTGTTGACCATAGGCGTTGCCCAGGATGATATTGGCCGTTTTCCGGCCTACTCCAGGAAGAGCAGTGAGTTCTTCCAGCGTGCGGGGAACCCGCCCTTGGAACTTTTGGATGATCATCTGGCAGCAGCGGGTCATATTTTTGGCCTTATTATGGTAAAAACCTGTAGGGCGGATTTCTTCTTCGAGGGTTTTAAGGTCGGCCCGGGCGAAATCTGCGGCGTTATGGTATTTTCTGAAAAGATCCTTGGTAACCAGATTCACCCGTTCATCCGTACATTGAGCGGCTAAAATGGTGGCCAGGAGCAATTGTAGAGGATCCTGGAAATTGAGGGTAACTCGGGCGTCCGGATACTCTTTTTTCAAGATGTCGAGGACTTTTAACGCTGTCAGCTTTGGCTTCAATTTCTGACCCTTTCTTTAGCTCTGTCCGATGTAGGTTTTTCCATATGCCGCTGTTGTCAAGGGTTCCCCTCTCCGATTAGATAAAGCCGATTGTACTTCTCCGATAAAAAGGACATGGTCACCGACCGGAAAAGATGACCAAACGCTACAGACCCATGAAGCCAGGGCGTCTTTTAAATAAGGAGCTCCTTCCTTTTTATTATCGATAAAAAACTCCTCGATCATGGGCTGAGCAATTGGGTGTTTGAATAAAGGCACGAATTGTTTTTGTACCCTTTTTAATAAGGCAAGGGGAAAAAAACCACTCTCCTGGATAACCGGTATCGCCGGCCGGTTGTGGCGGAGGGCAACCAGCAGCAAAGGGGGGGAATAGGAGACCTGGGAGACCCAAGAAGCGATCATGGCCCATGTCTGTTCATGTCGCTTTGTTGCCAAGACGTAAATGCCGTAGGGAATGTGGCGGAATGCTTCGGCGGTTTGGGGGTCCATGCAAAGCTCCTCGGGAAATCTTTCTTATTCTTAAAGGAAAGGGAAGCGGAAAGTCAAGTTTTTTCTCTTCCTCCAAATCATACAAAAGGAGTAAGATATAAAAGAAAGAGAATAACTTTTTTCTAATTTTTATAGAGTTATTTATTTTGACAAAACTTTACCAAATTTAGTAAAATTTGACACGGTTAAGAATCCGGCTGGAGGGCAAGATGCAGAAAGCGAAAAGCACGTTAGAGTTGATTGGCTCAACTCCGATCCTGCAACTCAGGCGGTTGCCGCAGAAGCAGGATGCTACCATCTGGGCCAAATTGGAATGCTTCAATCCCGGAGGCTCGGTAAAAGACCGTATTTGTCTGGGTATGATTGAAGCCGCAGAGAAGGCAGGGAAAATTCGTCAAGGAGCCACCATCGTCGAGCCGACCAGCGGTAACACAGGGATTGGCCTGGCCATGGTATGCGCGGTCAAAGGATATCGACTTATCCTTACCATGCCAGAGACAATGAGCATTGAACGCCGGTCCCTATTGGCGGCTTATGGCGCCCAATTGGAATTAACCCCTGGAAACGAAGGAATGCGGGGAGCCATCCGACGGGCTGAAGAAATTGTCCAAAAAAACGAAGGTT carries:
- a CDS encoding MBL fold metallo-hydrolase translates to MFLKQLEVGRLAVFAYLLGSDAGAEGLVIDPADDIDEILAIADQQKITIRYILNTHAHVDHIMGNEEIKKKTGAKIIIHEEDAPLLTRIPRSMLSMFGGHPSPPADLTVKEGDLIRVGDLTLKVLHTPGHSPGGMCLQGDQAVFTGDTLFVGGVGRTDLPGGSWPLMLQSIKTKLLTLPDETIVYPGHNYGPAPTSTIKNERLHNPYIK
- the nth gene encoding endonuclease III, translated to MKPKLTALKVLDILKKEYPDARVTLNFQDPLQLLLATILAAQCTDERVNLVTKDLFRKYHNAADFARADLKTLEEEIRPTGFYHNKAKNMTRCCQMIIQKFQGRVPRTLEELTALPGVGRKTANIILGNAYGQQAVAVDTHVKRVTHRLGWAQSNDPDKIEFELMAVIPQNRWTMACHQLVFHGRKICIARKPKCSACPVATLCPQVGVIPRE
- a CDS encoding flavin reductase family protein, producing MDPQTAEAFRHIPYGIYVLATKRHEQTWAMIASWVSQVSYSPPLLLVALRHNRPAIPVIQESGFFPLALLKRVQKQFVPLFKHPIAQPMIEEFFIDNKKEGAPYLKDALASWVCSVWSSFPVGDHVLFIGEVQSALSNRRGEPLTTAAYGKTYIGQS